From the genome of Hymenobacter cellulosilyticus, one region includes:
- a CDS encoding homoserine kinase, whose product MSASVTVLAPATVANVVCGFDVLGFALATPTDTMHLRLTDTPGVTIINEDDYNLPTEPTRNVAGAALLALLREAPAGTGIEVRIQKNIKPGSGIGSSAASAAGAVVGANELLGNPFSQEELVRFAMFGEEVASGVQHADNIAPAIYGGVTLIRATEPKLDIVTLPAPELHVTVVHPQIEVKTSDARQILKKEVLLKDAIRQWGNVGGLVAGLLKGDYDLIGRSLEDVIIEPVRSILIPGFAAVKEQSRLAGALGGGISGSGPSIFMLSRTEETAQAVAQAMQQIYSDLGIDFHTYVTRISPGGVRVVPTQQLHSNAVL is encoded by the coding sequence ATGTCTGCTTCTGTAACCGTACTGGCTCCGGCCACCGTGGCCAACGTGGTCTGCGGCTTCGACGTGCTGGGCTTTGCCCTGGCCACGCCCACCGACACCATGCACCTGCGCCTGACCGACACGCCGGGCGTGACCATCATCAACGAGGACGACTATAACCTGCCCACCGAGCCTACCCGCAACGTGGCCGGGGCGGCCCTGTTGGCCTTGCTGCGTGAAGCGCCGGCGGGCACCGGCATCGAGGTCCGCATTCAGAAAAACATCAAGCCCGGCAGCGGCATCGGCAGCAGTGCGGCCAGCGCGGCCGGGGCCGTGGTGGGGGCTAATGAGCTGCTGGGCAATCCATTCAGCCAGGAAGAGCTGGTGCGCTTTGCCATGTTCGGGGAGGAAGTGGCCTCCGGCGTGCAACACGCCGACAACATCGCGCCGGCCATCTACGGGGGCGTCACGCTGATCCGGGCCACCGAACCCAAGCTCGACATTGTGACTTTGCCCGCGCCTGAACTGCACGTGACAGTGGTCCATCCCCAGATTGAGGTCAAGACTTCCGATGCCCGCCAGATTCTCAAAAAGGAAGTTTTGCTCAAAGACGCCATCCGGCAATGGGGCAACGTGGGCGGGCTGGTGGCGGGCCTGCTTAAGGGCGACTACGACCTGATTGGCCGCTCCCTGGAAGACGTCATCATCGAGCCCGTGCGCAGCATCCTGATTCCGGGCTTTGCGGCCGTGAAAGAGCAGAGCCGGCTGGCCGGGGCTTTGGGCGGCGGCATTTCCGGCTCGGGCCCGTCCATCTTCATGCTGAGCCGCACCGAGGAAACGGCCCAGGCCGTAGCCCAGGCCATGCAGCAGATTTACAGCGATTTAGGCATCGACTTTCATACTTACGTTACCCGCATCAGCCCCGGCGGGGTGCGCGTGGTGCCGACTCAGCAGCTTCACTCCAATGCAGTACTATAG
- a CDS encoding ACT domain-containing protein, whose translation MDQEHLRPTDHGTLVEVSPPANNHIVRGLSSIAQLALLSLEGSGMVGIPGFSKRLFEALAREKINVILITQSSSEHSISVAINARDAAAAQRSVDEEFAYEIAVGKVDPLHLETDLAIVALVGENMKNHTGISGRMFGALGNNGVNIRAIAQGSSEKNISTVIRAQDVKKAINVLHESFFEATAKQVNLFVVGVGNVGSKLLEQLDRQQAYLQEKLKLNVRVVGVANSSKFALHEHGLEPGEWKQALADGEPLHLPTLVEAIHARNLRNAVFVDVTASADVAQVYGALLEKSVAVVACNKIACASEYVNYARLKSLAQEFNTDFLFETNVGAGLPIIGTLNDLLRSGDVVNRIEAVLSGTLNFVFNNYDGKRPFAEVVRQAQAEGYTEPDPRLDLSGTDVARKILILARETGEKLEMEQIQNVSFLPESCMQGSVEDFYEQLAVHEDHFRSLYEAAAAQGKKLKFVARYADGKASVGLQSIAPGHDFYALHGKDNAVLFYTDRYPEQPMVIKGAGAGAEVTASGVFADIIRTARG comes from the coding sequence GTGGATCAAGAACACCTTCGCCCCACCGACCACGGCACTCTGGTGGAAGTGAGTCCGCCGGCCAACAACCACATTGTGCGCGGGTTGTCCAGCATTGCACAGCTGGCCTTGCTTAGCCTCGAAGGCAGCGGCATGGTGGGCATTCCGGGCTTTTCGAAGCGGCTGTTTGAAGCCCTGGCCCGGGAGAAAATCAACGTAATTCTGATAACTCAGAGCTCCTCGGAGCACTCCATCAGCGTGGCCATCAACGCCCGCGACGCGGCGGCGGCCCAACGCTCCGTGGACGAGGAGTTTGCCTACGAAATTGCCGTGGGCAAAGTGGACCCGCTGCACCTGGAAACCGACCTGGCCATTGTGGCGCTGGTGGGTGAGAACATGAAAAACCACACCGGCATCAGCGGCCGGATGTTTGGGGCCCTGGGCAACAACGGGGTCAACATCCGGGCCATTGCCCAGGGCTCGTCGGAGAAGAACATTTCCACCGTGATTCGGGCCCAGGACGTGAAAAAGGCCATCAACGTGCTGCACGAGTCGTTCTTCGAAGCCACCGCCAAGCAGGTCAACCTGTTTGTGGTGGGCGTGGGCAACGTGGGCAGCAAGCTGCTGGAGCAGCTGGACCGGCAGCAGGCCTACCTCCAGGAAAAGCTCAAGCTCAACGTGCGGGTGGTGGGCGTGGCCAACAGCAGCAAATTTGCCCTGCACGAGCACGGCCTGGAGCCCGGTGAGTGGAAGCAGGCCCTGGCCGACGGCGAGCCGCTGCACTTGCCTACGCTGGTCGAAGCCATTCACGCCCGCAACCTGCGCAACGCCGTGTTTGTGGACGTGACAGCCAGTGCCGACGTGGCCCAGGTGTACGGAGCGTTGCTGGAAAAAAGTGTGGCTGTAGTGGCCTGCAACAAGATTGCCTGCGCCTCGGAGTACGTGAACTACGCCCGACTGAAGTCGCTGGCCCAGGAGTTCAATACCGATTTTCTGTTCGAAACCAACGTGGGTGCCGGCCTGCCCATCATTGGCACGCTCAACGACCTGCTGCGCAGCGGCGACGTGGTCAACCGGATTGAGGCGGTACTGTCGGGCACGCTCAACTTCGTATTCAATAACTACGACGGTAAGCGGCCCTTCGCCGAGGTGGTGCGCCAGGCCCAGGCCGAAGGGTATACCGAGCCCGACCCCCGCCTCGACCTCAGCGGCACCGACGTGGCCCGCAAGATTTTGATTCTGGCCCGGGAAACCGGTGAAAAGCTGGAAATGGAGCAGATTCAGAACGTGTCCTTCCTGCCCGAGTCGTGCATGCAGGGCAGCGTGGAAGACTTCTACGAGCAGCTGGCCGTGCACGAAGACCATTTCCGCAGCCTCTACGAAGCCGCCGCTGCTCAGGGCAAGAAGCTCAAATTCGTGGCCCGCTACGCCGACGGTAAAGCCAGCGTAGGATTGCAGTCCATTGCACCCGGCCACGATTTCTACGCCCTGCACGGCAAAGACAACGCGGTGCTGTTCTACACCGACCGATACCCCGAGCAGCCCATGGTTATCAAAGGCGCCGGGGCCGGGGCCGAGGTAACGGCTTCGGGCGTATTTGCCGACATCATCCGCACGGCCCGGGGCTAA
- a CDS encoding aspartate kinase, producing the protein MQVLKFGGTSVANAANISKVIDIATAAAQQETTIVVVSALGGITDALIEAGRLAATGQEDYKERLRHIESRHMEAARELVPVVSQSSVLSLVKKHCNELESICDGVFLLRELSVRTLDRVMSFGELLSSQIVAASLKGRQVAHQWQDSRQLIRTNSQHGFAAVDFAATNQLINDFVAGQPEALYLVPGFIAADEQGITTTLGRGGSDYTAAIFAGALGASRLEIWTDVSGMMTADPRLVPHARPIPRISYQEAMELSHFGPRCSTRPPFSR; encoded by the coding sequence ATGCAGGTTCTAAAATTCGGGGGTACGTCGGTGGCCAATGCGGCCAACATTTCCAAGGTTATTGACATTGCAACGGCCGCGGCCCAGCAGGAAACCACCATCGTGGTAGTATCGGCCCTGGGCGGCATTACCGACGCGCTGATTGAAGCCGGCCGCCTTGCTGCCACCGGGCAGGAGGACTACAAGGAACGCCTGCGCCACATCGAAAGCCGCCACATGGAAGCCGCCCGGGAGCTGGTGCCGGTGGTAAGCCAGAGCAGCGTGCTGAGCCTGGTCAAGAAGCACTGCAACGAGCTGGAAAGCATCTGCGACGGGGTGTTCCTGCTCCGGGAACTGAGCGTGCGTACCCTCGACCGGGTGATGAGCTTCGGGGAGCTGCTTTCCTCGCAAATCGTGGCGGCCAGCCTCAAAGGCCGGCAGGTAGCCCACCAGTGGCAGGATAGCCGCCAGCTGATCCGCACCAATTCCCAGCACGGCTTTGCCGCCGTCGACTTTGCCGCTACCAATCAGCTCATCAACGACTTCGTAGCCGGCCAACCGGAAGCTTTATACCTGGTGCCGGGCTTTATTGCCGCCGACGAACAGGGCATTACCACCACGCTGGGCCGCGGCGGCTCCGACTACACGGCCGCCATTTTTGCTGGAGCCCTGGGCGCCAGCCGCCTGGAAATCTGGACCGACGTGAGCGGCATGATGACGGCCGACCCGCGCCTGGTGCCCCACGCCCGGCCCATTCCGCGCATTTCCTACCAGGAAGCCATGGAACTGTCGCACTTCGGGCCAAGGTGCTCTACCCGCCCACCATTCAGCCGGTGA
- a CDS encoding secondary thiamine-phosphate synthase enzyme YjbQ — translation MIWIQKRLRMPAVRRGFHLITDVLVAELPELEQIKMGTVHFFIQHTSASLSINENADPTVRHDFEQYFNRAVPENAPYFQHTQEGPDDMPAHLKAATLGTSVSIPITNGELALGTWQGVYLGEHRNHGGRRWIVATIMGTEG, via the coding sequence ATGATCTGGATTCAGAAACGCCTGCGGATGCCGGCCGTGCGCCGCGGCTTCCACCTTATTACCGACGTGCTGGTGGCCGAATTGCCCGAGCTGGAACAGATTAAGATGGGCACCGTCCACTTTTTTATCCAGCACACCTCGGCCAGCCTGAGCATCAACGAAAACGCCGACCCCACCGTCCGCCACGATTTTGAGCAGTATTTCAACCGGGCCGTTCCGGAAAATGCTCCTTACTTCCAGCACACCCAGGAAGGCCCCGACGACATGCCGGCCCACCTGAAAGCCGCCACGCTGGGCACTTCCGTCTCCATCCCGATTACCAACGGGGAATTGGCCCTGGGTACCTGGCAGGGCGTGTATCTGGGAGAACACCGCAACCACGGCGGCCGCCGCTGGATAGTGGCCACCATCATGGGCACGGAAGGATAA
- the gpmI gene encoding 2,3-bisphosphoglycerate-independent phosphoglycerate mutase, with protein MNKQVLLVILDGWGLAQNTEVSAIDKANTPFVDSLFQRFPHSKLQASGEAVGLPDGQMGNSEVGHMNIGAGRVVYQDLVRINKSIRERKLGSMPALEKAFEYARTTGRNLHYIGLLSDGGVHSHIEHLKALCTLAHDADVHKIFIHAFTDGRDTDPKGGVNYVNDLEQSLARSGAKIASVVGRYYAMDRDNRWERVKIAYDLMVNGKGTPSQNLIQSMLDSYKEGVTDEFLKPIVKVGADGLPLATIQEGDVVICFNFRTDRGREITQALTQQDFHAFNMHRLNLHYLTMTNYDATFVGVTPIFEKDNLENTLGAVLEANSKKQIRIAETEKYPHVTFFFSGGREVEFEGETRLMRASPKVATYDLQPEMSAYELRDALVPELQAKSADFVVLNFANPDMVGHTGVFEAAVKAVETVDTCARDVVTAALESNYACIVIADHGNADMMINPDGTPNTAHTTNLVPCILADNDYQGTLADGKLGDIAPTVLALMGLPQPADMTGVSLLQPTVITAQNA; from the coding sequence ATGAATAAACAGGTATTGCTGGTGATTTTGGACGGGTGGGGTTTGGCTCAGAACACGGAAGTATCGGCTATTGATAAGGCCAATACTCCGTTTGTCGACTCACTGTTTCAACGTTTTCCCCACAGTAAGCTTCAGGCCTCAGGCGAAGCCGTGGGGCTGCCCGACGGGCAGATGGGCAATTCGGAAGTCGGCCACATGAACATCGGGGCCGGCCGGGTAGTGTACCAGGATCTAGTGCGCATCAACAAATCGATTCGGGAGCGGAAGCTGGGCTCGATGCCCGCGCTGGAAAAAGCTTTCGAATACGCCCGCACCACGGGCCGCAACCTGCACTACATCGGCCTGCTGTCGGATGGTGGGGTGCACTCCCACATTGAGCACCTCAAAGCCCTGTGCACGCTGGCCCACGATGCCGACGTACATAAGATCTTTATTCACGCCTTCACCGACGGCCGCGACACCGACCCCAAGGGTGGCGTGAACTACGTGAATGACCTGGAGCAAAGCCTGGCCCGCAGCGGAGCCAAAATTGCCTCCGTGGTGGGCCGCTACTACGCCATGGACCGCGACAACCGCTGGGAACGGGTGAAAATAGCCTACGACCTAATGGTAAACGGCAAGGGCACGCCCTCCCAGAACCTCATTCAGAGCATGCTCGATTCCTATAAGGAAGGCGTGACGGATGAGTTCTTGAAGCCGATTGTGAAAGTTGGGGCCGACGGGCTGCCGCTGGCTACCATTCAGGAAGGCGACGTGGTTATCTGCTTCAACTTCCGCACCGACCGGGGCCGGGAAATCACCCAGGCCTTGACCCAGCAGGATTTCCACGCCTTCAACATGCACCGGCTGAACCTGCACTACCTGACGATGACCAACTACGACGCTACGTTTGTGGGCGTCACCCCGATTTTCGAGAAAGACAACCTCGAAAACACGTTGGGCGCGGTGCTGGAAGCCAACAGCAAGAAGCAGATTCGCATTGCCGAAACCGAGAAGTACCCCCACGTTACGTTCTTCTTTTCCGGAGGGCGGGAAGTGGAGTTTGAGGGCGAAACCCGCCTGATGCGCGCTTCACCCAAGGTTGCCACCTACGATTTGCAGCCCGAAATGAGTGCCTACGAGCTGCGCGACGCCCTGGTGCCCGAACTGCAGGCCAAGTCGGCTGACTTCGTGGTGCTCAACTTCGCTAATCCCGACATGGTAGGCCACACCGGAGTGTTTGAAGCGGCCGTGAAAGCCGTGGAAACCGTGGACACCTGCGCCCGGGACGTGGTAACGGCCGCGTTGGAGAGCAACTACGCCTGCATCGTCATTGCCGACCATGGCAACGCCGACATGATGATTAACCCCGACGGCACGCCTAACACCGCCCACACCACCAATCTGGTGCCCTGCATTCTGGCCGACAACGATTACCAAGGTACCCTGGCCGACGGCAAGCTGGGCGACATTGCCCCCACCGTGCTGGCGTTGATGGGGCTACCTCAGCCCGCTGATATGACTGGCGTGTCGTTGCTGCAACCCACTGTTATTACCGCCCAGAATGCATAG
- a CDS encoding DUF4783 domain-containing protein, with protein MKRNIFQVITIVWFLLLSVTVLAQGEAFTPVRNAIRSGSSRELSQHFGSTVELSFDGDKQSYSATQAEFVMKDFFAKNSPAGFDFVHYGGSNEGTPYAVGKYVSKTGAYRMFVKMKSVQGNLVIDTIDFTKE; from the coding sequence ATGAAACGCAACATTTTTCAGGTTATTACCATCGTGTGGTTCTTGTTACTATCTGTAACGGTACTGGCACAAGGTGAGGCCTTCACACCGGTTCGCAATGCCATCCGGAGTGGTTCTTCGCGGGAACTGTCCCAACATTTTGGCTCTACCGTCGAGTTGAGCTTTGATGGTGATAAACAAAGCTACAGCGCCACACAGGCCGAATTTGTGATGAAGGACTTCTTCGCCAAAAACTCTCCTGCCGGTTTCGACTTTGTGCATTACGGAGGTAGTAACGAGGGAACTCCCTACGCGGTTGGCAAGTACGTAAGCAAAACCGGAGCCTACCGGATGTTCGTCAAGATGAAGTCGGTGCAGGGCAACCTGGTGATTGACACCATTGATTTCACCAAGGAATAG
- the nadC gene encoding carboxylating nicotinate-nucleotide diphosphorylase, with amino-acid sequence MQNPSYLTPEALTTFIRTALAEDIGDGDHSTLAAIPAYARNRAHLLVKGEGILAGVELAHLIFREVDADLQVEQRLNDGQEVKHGDIAFIVEGRSQSILTAERLVLNCMQRMSAIATKTAYLTSLMAGTKAKLLDTRKTTPNFRICEKWAVLIGGGVNHRYGLFDGIILKDNHVDYAGGIRQAVEATKAYLARTNRQLPIVVETRTLAEVQQVIEIGGIERIMLDNMPPAKLREAVDLIAGRFPTEASGGITEDTIAEVAQTGVDFISVGALTHSVKSLDLSLKAF; translated from the coding sequence GTGCAAAACCCATCCTACCTGACCCCCGAAGCGCTTACCACCTTTATTCGCACGGCCCTGGCCGAAGATATCGGCGACGGCGACCATTCCACCCTGGCCGCCATTCCGGCCTATGCCCGCAACCGGGCCCATCTGCTGGTTAAAGGCGAAGGTATTCTGGCCGGCGTAGAGCTGGCCCACCTGATTTTCCGCGAAGTAGACGCCGACCTGCAGGTAGAGCAGCGCCTCAACGACGGCCAAGAGGTAAAGCACGGCGACATTGCCTTCATCGTGGAAGGCCGCTCCCAGAGCATCCTGACGGCCGAGCGCCTGGTGCTCAACTGCATGCAGCGCATGAGTGCCATTGCAACCAAGACGGCCTACCTGACCAGCCTGATGGCCGGTACCAAGGCCAAGCTGCTCGACACGCGCAAAACCACGCCCAACTTCCGCATCTGCGAAAAGTGGGCAGTATTAATCGGAGGCGGCGTCAATCACCGCTACGGCCTCTTCGACGGTATCATCCTCAAGGATAACCACGTCGACTATGCCGGGGGCATCCGACAGGCTGTTGAGGCCACCAAAGCGTATTTGGCGCGCACCAACCGGCAGCTACCCATTGTGGTCGAAACCCGCACGCTGGCTGAAGTGCAGCAGGTCATTGAAATCGGGGGCATCGAGCGGATTATGCTCGACAATATGCCGCCGGCCAAGCTGCGCGAAGCCGTGGATCTGATTGCCGGCCGCTTCCCAACCGAAGCCTCCGGTGGCATCACCGAGGATACCATTGCCGAAGTAGCCCAGACCGGGGTCGACTTCATTTCCGTCGGGGCTCTGACGCACTCCGTGAAAAGCCTTGACCTGAGCCTGAAAGCATTTTAA
- a CDS encoding class I SAM-dependent methyltransferase, with amino-acid sequence MPQPVAEWFSTWFDSPYYHLLYRDRNHTEARVFIDELLTHLHPKPTTRLLDLACGKGRHAIYLSEKGYDVTGVDLSPESIAHARQFEHEHLHFHVHDMRDALPYGPFDFIFNLFTSFGYFANETENVVALRSAAEALRPGARWSLTS; translated from the coding sequence ATGCCACAACCCGTAGCCGAATGGTTTAGTACCTGGTTCGATTCGCCTTATTATCACCTGCTTTATCGGGACCGAAATCACACCGAAGCCCGGGTTTTCATCGACGAGCTGCTGACGCACCTGCACCCCAAGCCTACCACCCGCCTGCTGGACCTGGCCTGCGGCAAAGGGCGGCACGCCATTTACCTGAGCGAAAAGGGCTACGACGTAACCGGTGTGGACTTGTCGCCGGAAAGCATTGCGCACGCCCGGCAGTTTGAGCACGAGCACCTGCACTTTCACGTGCACGACATGCGCGACGCCTTGCCCTACGGCCCGTTCGACTTCATCTTCAACCTGTTTACCAGCTTCGGCTACTTCGCCAACGAAACCGAAAACGTGGTGGCCCTGCGCTCAGCGGCAGAAGCCCTGCGCCCCGGGGCAAGATGGTCATTGACTTCATGA
- a CDS encoding ZIP family metal transporter — protein sequence MGAGWLTRLVPTARTVWMKPLLAFSGAYLFTLTIMHLLPEALSLGPEFSHRIGYFVLAGFFGQLLLEVFSQGVEHGHVHYHTSHAGRVPFLLLFSLVLHSFLEGSILVKSPEAAGVGQSFYAILAGIALHHVPAAFALMAALLLRLNSFKRAFPYLVIFALAGPAGIVVSNYVVLEQLLQGGWYAALLGLVAGNFLHVSTTILFETSPEHHLNLPKLAATVAGCALALAVDLV from the coding sequence ATGGGGGCAGGGTGGCTTACCCGGCTGGTGCCCACGGCCCGCACCGTTTGGATGAAGCCTTTGCTGGCTTTCAGCGGCGCCTACCTGTTCACCCTGACCATCATGCACTTGCTGCCAGAAGCGCTGAGCCTGGGGCCGGAGTTTAGCCACCGCATTGGGTATTTTGTGCTGGCCGGGTTTTTCGGGCAGCTGCTGCTAGAGGTATTTTCCCAGGGCGTGGAGCACGGGCACGTGCATTACCATACGTCGCACGCCGGGCGGGTTCCGTTTCTGCTGTTGTTTTCGCTCGTGCTGCACTCCTTTCTGGAAGGCAGCATCCTGGTGAAGTCGCCGGAAGCAGCGGGGGTGGGCCAGAGTTTCTACGCTATTCTGGCCGGTATTGCCCTGCACCACGTGCCGGCCGCTTTTGCCCTGATGGCCGCCTTGTTGCTGCGACTCAACAGCTTTAAGCGCGCCTTCCCCTATCTGGTTATCTTCGCGCTGGCTGGACCAGCGGGCATTGTGGTAAGCAACTACGTGGTGCTGGAGCAACTACTGCAAGGGGGCTGGTACGCGGCCCTGCTGGGCCTGGTGGCCGGCAACTTTCTGCACGTATCTACCACCATTCTCTTCGAAACCAGCCCCGAGCACCACCTGAACCTGCCCAAGCTGGCGGCTACCGTAGCCGGCTGCGCCCTGGCGCTGGCCGTGGATCTAGTATAA
- a CDS encoding chaperone modulator CbpM, giving the protein MEPTFITITLLECSAHYGLSEADVREFIDLGLLQEAETPDAIHGEADDLARLSRLHHDLGMSKEAIDIIVAMRRRLVALQDALAQQTARAAQLERFLRGSGPIIEADF; this is encoded by the coding sequence ATGGAACCCACCTTCATTACTATTACCCTGCTCGAGTGCTCGGCCCACTACGGTTTGAGCGAGGCCGATGTAAGGGAGTTCATCGACCTGGGGCTGCTGCAAGAGGCTGAAACGCCTGATGCCATCCACGGTGAAGCCGACGACCTAGCCCGTCTTTCCCGCCTGCACCACGACCTGGGTATGAGCAAGGAGGCCATTGACATCATCGTAGCCATGCGGCGGCGACTGGTAGCCCTGCAGGACGCGCTGGCCCAGCAAACGGCCCGCGCCGCACAGCTTGAGCGGTTTTTGCGCGGCTCAGGCCCCATCATCGAGGCCGACTTCTGA
- a CDS encoding J domain-containing protein, whose product MDYKDYYKVLGVEKNATTDQIKKAYRKLARQYHPDVNPNDPNAERKFKEVNEANEVLSDEEKRRKYDQLGADWQRYQQAGAGRGGQAGGGFDWSQYTQGGGFEGFGGGGGGSNDPFGGADFSDFFSSIFGGGGGRASGNPRPAAGQDYQAELELTLEDAYQGGPRTLTVNGKKLRINIQPGVEDGQTIRLRDQGAPGRNGGPSGSLYITIRLQPDARYTRTGADLTMDVPVSIYKALLGGEQVVDTFSGPVKIKIKPETPNGTRLRLRGKGFPVYKQAGQFGDLYLRLTLTLPLNLTDEEKALIQQLADLRNES is encoded by the coding sequence ATGGATTACAAAGACTATTACAAGGTTTTGGGCGTGGAGAAAAACGCCACAACTGACCAGATCAAGAAAGCTTACCGCAAGCTGGCCCGCCAATATCATCCCGACGTAAATCCCAACGACCCGAATGCGGAGCGTAAATTCAAGGAAGTAAACGAGGCCAACGAAGTTCTGAGCGACGAGGAAAAGCGCCGCAAATACGACCAGCTCGGGGCCGACTGGCAGCGCTACCAGCAGGCCGGAGCTGGCCGCGGTGGGCAGGCCGGGGGCGGGTTCGACTGGTCGCAGTACACCCAGGGTGGTGGTTTCGAGGGCTTTGGTGGCGGTGGAGGCGGCAGTAATGACCCGTTTGGCGGAGCCGATTTCTCTGACTTCTTCAGCTCCATCTTCGGAGGTGGTGGCGGTAGGGCCAGCGGCAACCCCCGCCCCGCGGCCGGCCAGGACTATCAGGCCGAGTTGGAGCTTACTCTGGAAGATGCCTATCAGGGCGGCCCCCGCACCCTCACCGTGAACGGGAAAAAGCTGCGCATCAATATCCAGCCCGGCGTGGAAGACGGGCAAACTATCCGGCTGCGTGACCAGGGCGCCCCGGGCCGCAACGGCGGACCCAGCGGCTCGCTCTACATCACCATCCGCCTGCAGCCCGATGCGCGCTATACCCGCACCGGTGCCGACCTGACCATGGACGTACCCGTGAGCATTTATAAGGCGCTGCTGGGCGGCGAGCAGGTGGTCGACACGTTTTCGGGGCCGGTCAAAATCAAGATCAAGCCCGAAACCCCAAATGGCACCCGCCTGCGGCTGCGCGGCAAAGGTTTTCCGGTGTATAAGCAGGCCGGGCAGTTTGGCGACCTGTACCTGCGCCTGACCCTGACTTTGCCCCTGAACCTGACCGATGAAGAAAAGGCACTAATTCAACAACTGGCCGACCTCCGCAACGAATCGTGA
- a CDS encoding DUF3140 domain-containing protein yields MSNQTSPQDIYTEFRQQVNMTPAELEKWLTTEESKSVGQDDGDGESVGHKSGRRIIQLLGKPKTELTADDEAHMHKVHAYISRHLAQGPQADKEHSRWRYSLMNWGHDPMKK; encoded by the coding sequence ATGTCAAATCAAACGTCACCCCAGGACATTTACACTGAGTTTCGCCAGCAGGTCAATATGACGCCTGCCGAACTGGAGAAATGGCTTACAACGGAGGAATCCAAATCGGTAGGGCAGGACGACGGTGACGGTGAAAGCGTCGGGCACAAGTCGGGCCGCCGGATTATTCAGCTTTTGGGCAAGCCCAAGACCGAGCTTACTGCCGACGATGAAGCGCATATGCATAAAGTACACGCGTATATCAGTCGCCACCTGGCGCAGGGCCCGCAGGCCGACAAAGAGCATTCCCGCTGGCGCTATTCGCTGATGAATTGGGGCCACGACCCGATGAAAAAGTAG
- a CDS encoding DUF6799 domain-containing protein — protein sequence MKLRFSFLLTLGLTVVGVAAQAQTKVAPRRAVAPKPKTVVREGVTMKDGVLMQEGKVLLTQQGHTTALTEPATLTNGTKIMADGTVTKPDGSTVTLQEGDMMSLSGRLTTKAMKAEQDSLMMMAKNGKGKMKAKRKN from the coding sequence ATGAAGCTTCGTTTCTCCTTTTTGCTGACTCTCGGGCTAACCGTAGTTGGCGTGGCCGCCCAGGCCCAAACCAAAGTTGCGCCCCGCCGGGCAGTTGCCCCCAAGCCCAAAACCGTAGTACGGGAAGGTGTCACGATGAAAGACGGGGTGCTGATGCAGGAAGGCAAGGTGCTGCTGACCCAGCAGGGCCACACCACTGCTTTGACTGAGCCCGCGACCCTGACCAACGGCACCAAAATCATGGCTGATGGCACCGTAACCAAGCCCGACGGCAGTACCGTGACCCTGCAGGAAGGCGACATGATGTCGCTCAGTGGCCGCCTGACTACTAAAGCCATGAAAGCTGAGCAGGACAGCCTGATGATGATGGCTAAAAACGGCAAAGGCAAGATGAAGGCGAAGCGCAAGAACTAA
- a CDS encoding septal ring lytic transglycosylase RlpA family protein, whose product MTVALLRSSVVGLLAGLLLLSSCGGSKNAFTQSGGASYYADKFNGRKTASGTTYRPNKLTAAHNTLPFGTVVKVTNPRNNRSVKVTVTDRGPHAKGRVIDLSRKAARKIDIVDAGVAPVQLKVVRAKGRR is encoded by the coding sequence ATGACTGTTGCTCTGCTTCGTTCCTCTGTCGTTGGCCTGCTGGCTGGTTTGCTTTTGCTTAGCAGCTGCGGCGGTAGCAAGAATGCCTTTACCCAGTCGGGTGGCGCTTCCTACTACGCCGACAAGTTCAACGGCCGCAAAACGGCCAGCGGCACCACGTATCGGCCAAACAAGCTTACGGCGGCTCATAATACCCTGCCCTTCGGTACCGTGGTCAAGGTGACGAACCCGCGCAACAACCGCTCGGTCAAAGTAACCGTTACTGACCGGGGACCCCACGCGAAAGGCCGTGTAATTGACCTTTCACGCAAGGCAGCTCGTAAAATAGACATCGTCGATGCTGGCGTGGCGCCCGTGCAGCTTAAAGTGGTTCGGGCCAAAGGCCGACGCTAG